A region of Labeo rohita strain BAU-BD-2019 chromosome 2, IGBB_LRoh.1.0, whole genome shotgun sequence DNA encodes the following proteins:
- the stard3nl gene encoding STARD3 N-terminal-like protein has translation MDSQCGSSVGSRATIGGVGNINSTHVSARIESYEGGEKKCISDVRRTFCLFVTFDLLFVTLLWIIELNVNGGIQEQLKQEVLQYDYHKSFFDIFLLAVFRFAALILAYAVCKVRHWWAIAITTAVTTGFLIVKVIVSKLLSQGAFGYLLPIVSFILAWIETWLLDFKVLPQEAGDEFRYLSAQNAQDREPLLYPGPVQDGQFYSPPESMADSDEDLDDKHNLEKPIV, from the exons ATGGACAGCCAATGCGGTAGCAGTGTGGGTTCCCGGGCCACTATAGGGGGTGTGGGCAACATTAACTCAACACACGTTTCTGCCCGTATCGAGTCCTATGAAGGAGGCGAGAAAAAGTGCATCTCTGATGTCCGAAGAACCTTTTGCTTGtttgtgacctttgaccttttgtTCGTCACCTTGCTGTGGATCATTGAGCTCAAT GTCAATGGAGGGATACAAGAGCAGCTGAAACAAGAGGTGTTGCAGTATGATTaccacaaatctttttttgacatattt cTTTTGGCTGTGTTCCGCTTTGCAGCTTTGATTCTGGCTTATGCAGTGTGTAAAGTGAGGCATTGGTGGGCCATTGCG ATAACTACAGCAGTCACCACTGGTTTCTTAATAGTGAAAGTAATAGTATCAAAG CTTCTATCACAGGGAGCGTTTGGGTATTTGTTACCCATTGTCTCCTTCATTCTGGCATGGATAGAGACGTGGCTGCTGGACTTCAAAGTCCTGCCCCAGGAGGCCGGTGATGAATTCA GGTATCTTTCAGCGCAGAATGCGCAAGATCGAGAACCTCTTTTATACCCTGGACCCGTTCAAGATGGCCAGTTCTACTCGCCTCCGGAGTCCATGGCAG